TTGAGCCAGCTCAGTCCATTTATCTTTCGAAAGCTCCAAGGTGCCCAGATTAAGCACAACTCTTTGCCTGGGGCCATCCGGAGTACGAATTGACTCAACTAACTTATGTGTATAATATAACTTATTAGAATTCTTGTACTTTCTTTTTGTTTCCCTGATGAACATGCAAGGAGTTTATCATGGCTGGCCATTCTGTCAATAAGCAGTTTTGCATTCGTAGTCACTACAAAAGACCGTATAACTAAAGTAACTACGTATTTTCAGGTGGTTACGGATTTTTGGCAAGTTAATCCAGGCAAATTTTAAGCTAATTTTGCGAAGTTAAGCGTAAAGATGGGTTAAGATCTTGCTCTGCAGAGAGAGCTTCATGTCCGCGATCTCATCCAGGAAAACCGTTCCGTGGTTGGCCAGGGCGATACGGCCTTTTTTGGCCTGATCCGCCCCGGTGAATGCCCCTTTTTCATAGCCAAAGAGCTCACTTTCCAGAAGATCATCCGGTATGGCCGCGCAGTTGATGGCCACAAAGCGTTGCCCGGCTCGCGGACTCAACTCATGGATGGCCCTGGCCACCAGCTCCTTCCCCGTCCCGCTTTCGCCCTGAATGAGCACTGTTCCCTGATCGTGGGCAGCAACGCGTTCAATGAGATCAAACAGGCGCCGCATGCTGGTTGAGACCCCGATGATCCCATGGAATCCGTCGCTCTGGCGCAGGGAGGGGCGGGTGCGCGAGGCCTGCTGAAGAAGCTCCCGGTGCTTCAGGCCCCGAGTGATGATCAAAAGCAGCTCTGCCTGCTCATAGGGCAGAAACAGCTGAAAATGGGCTCCGGCGCTCAAGGCCTGGGTCAGCTCCCGGCGCTGATCAGGGGTGACGGCCACCACAATGACCACAGTCGGGTCCATGTCCTTGAGCTTGGGGATGAAATCCGGCACGGTACTCTGGACATAGCGCAGATTGACCAGGCAGAGATCTACTTCCTGCTTTTCCACCGTCTCAAGTGCGTGGCCCGGGTCGCCTTCCAGGATGACCCCGGCCCGGATCTCGGTTTCTATAACCGAGGACAGATTCCGGGTCTGCTCGGATAGCGAATCGACCCAAAGAATTGTGAGCGGTTCATTGGACATATATTTTGTGCTCCCCTTGTCTGTGAGGGATGTCGTCGCATCTGTGGAGGATGCTTGCAAAATGCCTCAGTGTCCCGGGCATGGAAGAGATATGTTCTCCTTATGCAAACTTTGGTCCGTTCGTTGAGCTTCAGGGCAGGGGGCTAAGGGCATGGAGTGTGCAGAAAATATCACCTGTGTGCAGAAGAGGTGACATACAATGAACATTGCGGACAAAATATCGACCCGGAGGCCACAGTGAGCAGATTTATTCAGCGCAAATTTCACGTCCAGGACCCTGAGCTCACAGCCCGGCATAGACATGGCCAGGCTGGCCGCAGGGCGCCGGTGGACCTGCAGTCCACAAATATCTTTTTCATTGGTCCCCGGGGGTGCGGCAAGTCGACCCTGGCCCGGGCCGTGGCTGAGCATGCCGGCATGATGATTGTGGATACCGATGATCTGATTCAGGACATGCAGGGACAGAGCATCGCCCGGATTGTTGAGGATCAGGGCTGGGAGGCGTTCCGGGAAATGGAACATGAAGCCCTGCTCCGGGTTTGCCAGGGGACGGGCCAGTCCGTGGGCACCGGAGGGGGAGTCGTGCTAAGAGAGGAGAATAGGCAGCTGCTGCGTTCGCATGGACATGTTTTCTACCTCCTGGCTGATGCAGGGATCCTGCGCCAGCGGCTAGAGGCCCAGAAGGACGCATCCTGGCGGCCGCCTTTGTCTGATCTGGATGCGGATCAAGAGGCCGGGAAGATCCTTGCCCAGCGGGAGCCCCTGTATTTTCAGACCCTGCATTATCTGCTGCCTGCGGACAGACCTGTCCAGGAGCTGGTTCAGGATGTTCTGGAACGGCTGGGGCATGTGCAGGAGAGGGCATAGGGCATGCGGCATGGAGGGGTGGAATGCGTACATGGGGCTTTGCCCGCAACAGCCGAGGTCAAGATGGCGTCCAATGACAGTTGGCTCAAACCGGTGCAGGCCGCGGACAGGCTGGGAAAGTTTGTGGCTCACTATACTGAGGATGAGACAGAGCATCAAAGCCATATCGACCTCAAGCTGGAGCACTCCCTGCGGGTTTGGGAGGCTGTGCGCCAAATCGCAAATGAAGAAGTTGACGACGCCCAGGTCCGCGCTTTGGCCGAGATAGGCGCCCTGTACCATGATCTGGGCCGGTTCCCGCAGTACAAGCGGTACCGGACATTCAAAGACAGTCAATCGGTAGATCACGGACTCCTGGGGTTTCGAACTCTGCGGGAGTCCGGGCTCCTGAGCGGGCTGAGCCTGAATGAGGCCCGGATCGTTCTGCAATGCGTATTTTTGCACAACCGGGCTGCATTGCCTGCGGGCCTGCCGGATGCCTTGCACAAGGTGCTCATGCTGGTCCGGGACGGGGACAAGGTGGATATCGTCCGGGTCATTTCCGGTCATCTTTTGGATCAGGCGGGGGATGATGCGGTGCTGACCCTGGGGCTGGCCGATGATCCCCAGTGCTATTCCCCCACGATCATGACTCAGGCAATTCATGAGGGTCTGGTCAGATACCAGGACATGGTCTGGGTCAACGACTTCAAGATCCTGATCTGCAGCTGGGCCTTTGGTCTTAATTTTTCAGCATCCCGGTACATGGTGAGGCGGGAAGGGCATCTGGAACGCCTGCTGGATTCTCTGCCCCGGACCGGAGAAATCAGAGAGCTCACAAAGCTGGTGCGCGCGGCCCTGGAGCGGTGAGCTAAAGCCCTGTGTTGACCAAAAACCGGGAAGGATCTATCATTTGGGTGGATGAGAAGCTGGGGCCTGGACCAGGAGAATGCGCGGGGCATAGAGCATACAGGGCAGACGTCACATTTGCCCAGGCAAGGTTGAAGGGGCGAAAAGGTATGTCTTTGGACGAAGTTGCGGCCATAAACGGCGTGAGAGCAAGACACAGGTGAGGCTATGATTGAAAATGCAGTGATTGTGCCCCAGGAAGCGAGTCGGGATTCGGAGACAGTCACCCTGAAGTACAGGGGGCAGACCTATGAACTGCCCATCCTGGTGGGGACAGAAGGAGAAAGGGCCATCGATATTTCCCGTCTGCGGGAACGGACCGGGCTGATCACCATGGATCCGGGGTATGGCAACACCGGGAGCTGCATGAGCGCCATCACCTACATGAACGGGGAAGAAGGCGTCTTGCGCTACCGGGGCATTCCTGTTGAGGACCTGGCGGAGCAGGCCACGTTCAAGGAGACAGCCTTCCTGCTCATATACGGACGCTTGCCCACCAGGAAGGAACTGACCCGGTTTTCGGTCATGCTCAACGACCATTCCCTGGTCCATGAGGACATGAAGGTCTTTTATCAGAACTTTCCCCGTGGTTCCCATCCCATGGGCATTCTCTCGGCCATGGTCAACGCCATGCGTAGCTTTTATCCGGAGCTCAACGACAGCAGCGAAGAGGTCCAGATGACCGTGACCAGGCTGCTGTCCAAGATCCGGACCATGGCCGCCATGTCCTATAAGATCTCCAGGGGGCATACGGTGGTCTACCCCCGTCCGGATTTGGCCTATTGCGCTAATTTTTTGAACATGATGTTCGATTCTCCGGTCAAGCCGTACAGGATCGATCCGGAAATAGTGAACGCCGTGCGGGTGTTCTGGATCCTGCACGCAGACCACGAGCAAAACTGCTCCACCTCCTCGGTACGCTTGGTGGGCAGTGCCCGGGTCAATCTCTATTCTGCCATATCATCGGGGATTGCCGCCTTGTGGGGACCGTTGCACGGAGGTGCAAACCAAGCGGTGGTGGAAATGCTGGAGGAGATACGCCAGAGCGGCCAGGGATACAAGCACTTCATCCAGCGGGCCAAGGACAAAAACGATCCTTTTCGGCTTATGGGGTTCGGGCACCGGGTGTACAAGACCCTGGACCCCAGGGCGACAATCATGCAGAAGGTCTGTCACCGCCTGCTCTCAGCCTTAAACATTACCGATCCCCTGCTGGATATAGCCCAGCATGTGGAGCGGGCGGCCCTGGAAGACGACTACTTCCGGGAACGGCATCTCTACCCGAATGTGGACTTCTATTCCGGCATCGTGCTTCGGGCCATAGGGATTCCCAAGAACATGTTCACGGTGATGTTCGCCATCGGGCGGCTGCCCGGATGGATCGCTCAATGGCTGGAGAGCATTAGCGATCCCAACTGGAAGCTGAACAGGCCCAGACAGATCTACGTGGGCCAGACCAGGCAGGAGTATATTCCCATTGACGAGCGGGAATAGAAAAAAAGGGGGCGTGAAGCCCCCTTTTATTGTTCTTCGACGTAGTCTGTGGATTTTTTGAGTTTGCCGTCTCTTCTGTGTGCCCACTTCCGGCCCGATATTTTCTAAGTCCCGCCAAAGGGGGATCCCTGCCCCCTCCAGGCACTCACATGCTGGACATTGCTTTCAGATGGACTGAGCATATCATGCATGTGAGTGCCTGGTTTCCCCCTTTTGGCGGGACCAAGAAAATGTGCGGGCCTGCCGCCCAAGGCACACAGAAGAGAGGGCAAACTCTTATGCATGCAATTCCACTTTCTGTGTCGAAGAGCCCTTTTTCTTTTTTTCTTCAGTGTGTAGCCGCGGGTGTGGCGGCGTGGTGATTTATTCTTCGCCCATGAAGGGATACCTGTAGTCTTTCGGGGGATCGAAGTTTTCCTTGATCGCCCGCTGGGAGACCCAGCGCATGAGGTTGAAGATCGAGCCGGCCTTGTCGTTGGTCCCCGAGGCCCGGGACCCTCCGAAGGGCTGCTGCCCGACAATGGAGCCGGTGGGTTTGTCGTTGATGTAGAAGTTCCCCGCGGCCTGGGAGAGGATGTCCGAGGCCTGGGCAATGGCCTTCCGGTCCCTGGCGAAGACGGCCCCGGTCAGGGCGTAGGGACTGGTCTCATCGCACAGATGCAGGGCCTGCTCGTAGGTTCCGTCCTCATAGGCATACAGGGTGACCACAGGTCCGAAGATCTCTTCCTCCATGGTCTTAAACCGCGGGTCCTCGGTTTCGATAACCGTGGGCTGGATGAAGTATCCCACAGAGTCGTCCGCTTCTCCGCCGACCAGGATCGTGGCCTGAGAGGACTCCTTGGCATAGTCCAGGTAGCCCTTGATCTTGTCAAAAGCAGCCTTGTCGATCACCGCGTTCACAAAGTTGGTGAAATCCTGGACGTCGCCCATCTTGATGTTCTTGACCTCGGCGATCAGCTTGTCCTTGAACTCCTGGTACAGGCTCTTGGGGATGTATGCCCGGGAGGCTGCCGAGCACTTTTGGCCCTGGTACTCAAAGGCCCCGCGCACGGTCGCGGCCACCGCGGCATCCACGTCCGCGGACTCATGAAGGACGATGAAGTCCTTGCCCCCGGTTTCGCCGACGATGCGGGGATAGGACCGGTAGTTCTGGATGTTGGTCCCGATGGTCCGCCACATATCCTGGAATGCAGGGGTGGAGCCGGTGAAATGCACTCCGGCCAGGTTGGGGTCGGCCATGACCTTGGGGCCGACCACGGAACCCTTGCCCGGGATGAAGTTGATCACCCCGTCCGGCAAACCGGCTTCCTGCAGGATCTGCATCAGATGGTAAGCCGGGTATACTGCGGACGAGGCCGGCTTCCACAGGACCACATTGCCCATCAGGGCCGGAGATGTGGGCAGATTGCCGGCAATGGCCACAAAGTTGAAGGGGGTTGCTGCGAAGACGAAACCCTCCAGGGGGCGGTGTTCCAGGCAGTTCCAGGTTCCATACGGGGAGTATGGGGGCTGCTCGGCGTAGAGCTGATACAGGAACTGGGAATTGAAGTTTAAAAAGTCGCACAGCTCACAGACTGCTTCGATCTCGGCCTGGTAGCAGTTCTTCCCGATGCCCAGCATGGCCGCTGCATTCATTCGTTCCCGGTAGCGGGTGCTGATCAGGTAGGCGGCCTTCTTCATCACCGCGACCCGGGTCTCCCAGGGGGTGCGGGACCATTCCTTCCTGGCCTCCATGGCCGCATCGATGGCGGACCGGATCTCGTTTTCCCCAGCCATGTGGTAGGTGGCCAGGACATGACTGTGGTTGTGGGGCATGACCGATTTGGCCGTCTGGCCGGTGTAGATCTCCTTGCCCCCGATAATGACCGGGATCTCCAGCTCCTGACTGCTGAGTTCCTTGAGCTTGGCCTTGAGGCGGGCCTTTTCTTCCGTCCCCGGCGCGTATTGATGCACCGGCTCGTTGACTGCCGTGGGCACTGCTGCTCGCCAGTTCATACGATCCCTCCTGGATACATGCGGTTTGGACGACATTTCAAAGCAGGTTCTTCGACGTAGCCTGTGGATTTTTGGAGTTTGCCATCTCTTCTGTGTGCCCACTTTCGGCCCGGTATTTTCTAAGCCCCGCCAAAGGGGGATCCCTGCCCCCTCCCGGCTACACACAAGCAATTCACTACTTTCTGTTTGATAAAGCGTGAGTGCCGGGTTTCCCCCTTTTGGCGGGACCAAGAAAATGTGCGGGCCTGCCGCTCACGGCACACAGAAGAGACGGCAAACTCTTATGGAGGCAATTCCACTTTCTGTGTCGAAGAGCCTCAAAGCATATCCCCGAATATCCCCTGCCGGGCAGGGCAATGACGGTAACGGCATGCTGGTCCTGTCTTTCGCTGTAGCGTTATTAAATTCCACTCCCTGTGACCAAGAGCCTGATTTTAATGGTTAGACCATTCAAATAGACTATTAGACTACTGAACATCACAGAGGTTTGTCAATCACTTGGGGATGCTGACTGCGGATTTTGAAAAGGAAATGTCGCCCGGGTTCTTCGACGTAGCCTGTAGATTGTTGGAGTTTGCCATCTCTTCAGTGTGCCCACTCTCGGCCCGGTATTTTCTAAGCCCCGCCAAAGGGGGATCCCTGCCCCCTCCAGGCACTCACATGCTGGACATTGCTTTCAGATGGACTGAGCATATCATGCATGTGAGTGCCTGGTTTCCCCCTTTTGGCGGGACCAAGAAAATGTGCGGGCCTGCCGCTCACGGCACACAGAAGAGACGGCAAACTCTTATGGAGGCAATTCCACTTTCTGTGTCGAAGAGCCTGCCGCCCGAGGGGAACCGGGCGGCGGCTTTTAGAGCAGGGTCCTGCTGTGCGGCCAGGCACGGAATGGAATTTGAGTCTGGCAAGGAGCCTTATTTTTTGTCTGCATCAGGAGCCATGCATTCAAACATTTTTGTCGTCGCTCCGCATACAGGGCACCGCCAGGTATCCGGCAAGTCCTGGAACTTGGTCCCCTTGGGGATCTTCCCTTTGCGGTCTCCCCGGTCGGGATCATACATGTATCCGCAGTTTACGGTCTGACACCTGTACATGTCTTCCGGATTGGCCATACCAGCTCCTTGGGGTTGTTGTTCCGGTTTGCATTTTTTGTCAGGGCAAGCGAAGCTTCGTCCTGAGCAGACATATGCTGGAGAGTATAAGCTATTGCTTGTGCACGGAGAAGTCAAGACGGCGTGCAGCCTATTCCGTCGCCTCCAGCAATCTGGTGCAGACATACTCCAGGTCTTCGGCAGGTAGAAACGGGTTCATCGGCAGGCTCATGATCCTGGTGCTCACCTCTTCAGCAACAGGAAAATCTCCTGGCCCGTACCCAAGATAGGCAAAACACTCCTGCAGATGAACGGGCTTGGGGTAGTGGACCGCAGTGGGGATGCCGGCCTGGGACAGATGCTCCCGGACCTGCTCCCGGCCTGGGACCTGAATGGAGTACTGGGCCCAGACCGAGGTCCGGTCTGCCCTGACCAGGGGGGTCGGGAGGGCATCCGCCAAAAGACGGGTGTAGGTGCGGGCAACCTCCTGGCGCTGAACAATCTCCCGGGCGTAGTGGGGGAGCTTGGCCAAGAGGACGGCGGCCTGAAGGGTGTCCATTCGGGCCCCCAGGCCGATGTGCTGGTGCTCATAGTGCCTGCTCTGTCCATGGACCCGCAAGCTGCGGATAGTGTCTGCCAGGGAGAGGCTGCTGGTAAAGACCGCACCTCCATCTCCATAGCACCCCAATGGTTTGGCGGGGAAAAAACTGGTGCATCCCAGGGTGGACAGATTGCAGCTTTTTTCGGATTTGTATTCGGCCCCGAAGCTCTGGGCCGCATCCTCGATCACCGGCAGCCCGTGCTGTTTGGCCAGGCGATTGATCTCCTCCATGTCCGCGGGCTGGCCGTAGAGGCTGACCGGGAGGATGGCTTTTGTCTTCCCGGTTATGGCCTGTTCGATCTTTCGGGCGTCGATATTGTAGGTCTCGGGGTCAATATCCACGAAGACAGGCCGGGCCTTGAGGTGGGCGATCATTTCTGCGGTGGCGATGAAGGTGAACGGAGTGGTGATCACCTGGTCTCCGGGACCGATGCCCAGGGCCATGAGGGAGAGCTGTAAGGCGTCGGTACCGCTGGAGCAGGCAATGCAGTGGGAAGCACCGGTAAACGCGGCCAGTTCCTGCTCCAGCTGCTCGATATGCGGACCCATGATATAGGTGGAGGAGTCCAAGACCGACTGAACAGCCGCATCAATTTCCTTCTTGTACAACCGGTACTGGTACTGGAGGTTGGCAAAGTCGATTCGCATTGTATCCATTCTCTGTTTGGTCCGCTTTTCTTGACACCCTGGACAAGCTGAGATAAATAAAGTTACTTTATACCCTTTTTCCCAAGGAGACGCAAATGCCGATTGTACAAGTGGAGATATTGGAAGGCAGGAGTGTGGAACAAAAAAGGAATATGGCCCGGGACGTGACCGAGGCCATATCCACAAATCTGGACTGCCCCAAGCAGGCAGTGACCATCATTATCCGGGAAGTTAAGAAGGAACACCTGGCCCGTGCAGGGGATCTGGCTATTGACCAAAAGGAGTGATGATGCAACAGGAATTTACCCTTGACCACGTGGCCCAAGGCGACG
This genomic interval from Desulfovermiculus halophilus DSM 18834 contains the following:
- a CDS encoding rubredoxin; translation: MANPEDMYRCQTVNCGYMYDPDRGDRKGKIPKGTKFQDLPDTWRCPVCGATTKMFECMAPDADKK
- the pruA gene encoding L-glutamate gamma-semialdehyde dehydrogenase — its product is MNWRAAVPTAVNEPVHQYAPGTEEKARLKAKLKELSSQELEIPVIIGGKEIYTGQTAKSVMPHNHSHVLATYHMAGENEIRSAIDAAMEARKEWSRTPWETRVAVMKKAAYLISTRYRERMNAAAMLGIGKNCYQAEIEAVCELCDFLNFNSQFLYQLYAEQPPYSPYGTWNCLEHRPLEGFVFAATPFNFVAIAGNLPTSPALMGNVVLWKPASSAVYPAYHLMQILQEAGLPDGVINFIPGKGSVVGPKVMADPNLAGVHFTGSTPAFQDMWRTIGTNIQNYRSYPRIVGETGGKDFIVLHESADVDAAVAATVRGAFEYQGQKCSAASRAYIPKSLYQEFKDKLIAEVKNIKMGDVQDFTNFVNAVIDKAAFDKIKGYLDYAKESSQATILVGGEADDSVGYFIQPTVIETEDPRFKTMEEEIFGPVVTLYAYEDGTYEQALHLCDETSPYALTGAVFARDRKAIAQASDILSQAAGNFYINDKPTGSIVGQQPFGGSRASGTNDKAGSIFNLMRWVSQRAIKENFDPPKDYRYPFMGEE
- a CDS encoding DegT/DnrJ/EryC1/StrS family aminotransferase, with the protein product MDTMRIDFANLQYQYRLYKKEIDAAVQSVLDSSTYIMGPHIEQLEQELAAFTGASHCIACSSGTDALQLSLMALGIGPGDQVITTPFTFIATAEMIAHLKARPVFVDIDPETYNIDARKIEQAITGKTKAILPVSLYGQPADMEEINRLAKQHGLPVIEDAAQSFGAEYKSEKSCNLSTLGCTSFFPAKPLGCYGDGGAVFTSSLSLADTIRSLRVHGQSRHYEHQHIGLGARMDTLQAAVLLAKLPHYAREIVQRQEVARTYTRLLADALPTPLVRADRTSVWAQYSIQVPGREQVREHLSQAGIPTAVHYPKPVHLQECFAYLGYGPGDFPVAEEVSTRIMSLPMNPFLPAEDLEYVCTRLLEATE
- a CDS encoding citrate synthase gives rise to the protein MIENAVIVPQEASRDSETVTLKYRGQTYELPILVGTEGERAIDISRLRERTGLITMDPGYGNTGSCMSAITYMNGEEGVLRYRGIPVEDLAEQATFKETAFLLIYGRLPTRKELTRFSVMLNDHSLVHEDMKVFYQNFPRGSHPMGILSAMVNAMRSFYPELNDSSEEVQMTVTRLLSKIRTMAAMSYKISRGHTVVYPRPDLAYCANFLNMMFDSPVKPYRIDPEIVNAVRVFWILHADHEQNCSTSSVRLVGSARVNLYSAISSGIAALWGPLHGGANQAVVEMLEEIRQSGQGYKHFIQRAKDKNDPFRLMGFGHRVYKTLDPRATIMQKVCHRLLSALNITDPLLDIAQHVERAALEDDYFRERHLYPNVDFYSGIVLRAIGIPKNMFTVMFAIGRLPGWIAQWLESISDPNWKLNRPRQIYVGQTRQEYIPIDERE
- a CDS encoding HD domain-containing protein is translated as MRHGGVECVHGALPATAEVKMASNDSWLKPVQAADRLGKFVAHYTEDETEHQSHIDLKLEHSLRVWEAVRQIANEEVDDAQVRALAEIGALYHDLGRFPQYKRYRTFKDSQSVDHGLLGFRTLRESGLLSGLSLNEARIVLQCVFLHNRAALPAGLPDALHKVLMLVRDGDKVDIVRVISGHLLDQAGDDAVLTLGLADDPQCYSPTIMTQAIHEGLVRYQDMVWVNDFKILICSWAFGLNFSASRYMVRREGHLERLLDSLPRTGEIRELTKLVRAALER
- a CDS encoding sigma-54-dependent transcriptional regulator, giving the protein MSNEPLTILWVDSLSEQTRNLSSVIETEIRAGVILEGDPGHALETVEKQEVDLCLVNLRYVQSTVPDFIPKLKDMDPTVVIVVAVTPDQRRELTQALSAGAHFQLFLPYEQAELLLIITRGLKHRELLQQASRTRPSLRQSDGFHGIIGVSTSMRRLFDLIERVAAHDQGTVLIQGESGTGKELVARAIHELSPRAGQRFVAINCAAIPDDLLESELFGYEKGAFTGADQAKKGRIALANHGTVFLDEIADMKLSLQSKILTHLYA
- the aroL gene encoding shikimate kinase AroL yields the protein MTYNEHCGQNIDPEATVSRFIQRKFHVQDPELTARHRHGQAGRRAPVDLQSTNIFFIGPRGCGKSTLARAVAEHAGMMIVDTDDLIQDMQGQSIARIVEDQGWEAFREMEHEALLRVCQGTGQSVGTGGGVVLREENRQLLRSHGHVFYLLADAGILRQRLEAQKDASWRPPLSDLDADQEAGKILAQREPLYFQTLHYLLPADRPVQELVQDVLERLGHVQERA
- a CDS encoding 2-hydroxymuconate tautomerase, coding for MKLLYTLFPKETQMPIVQVEILEGRSVEQKRNMARDVTEAISTNLDCPKQAVTIIIREVKKEHLARAGDLAIDQKE